A part of Arachis hypogaea cultivar Tifrunner chromosome 12, arahy.Tifrunner.gnm2.J5K5, whole genome shotgun sequence genomic DNA contains:
- the LOC112730571 gene encoding disease resistance protein RPV1, protein MTSSSSSSSSSSTAPQFKYDVFISFRGSDTRCGFFSHLLTALRQKKIHVYVDYNLKEGNEILPALFAAIEQSQIALVIFSKDYASSKWCLEELVKITECQKEKGQIIIPIFYNVEPSEVRHQKRSYAEAFVKHENMKMISRTKSINGELHCRSEEEVVKHILKTLDDMHPAYDFQGLVGINKPVDELESIVFANGSKDIRVIGIWGMGGIGKTTIATVLFNKLCSQYESRHFLANVRKESEKWGIIQLRDKILSVFTDEKDLNIGVPNGVPKHVLRKLRRRKILVVLDDVSTSDQITNLVGGHNWLGPGSRIIVTTRDKHAICKEADDIYKVKALESSDARQLLSLHAFDGTDGHCLELHWHNLVSKMVEYAKGIPLGLKVLGSFLYGKCFEEWECQFQKLQKMPFPEIHNVLRLSYEGLDHQEKSIFLYVACFFKEDEGKDTVENLLDACGYSTSIALKTLQDRALISIQHCVSMHDLIREMGRWIVRQQSINKPGEQRHLWDPHDIHRVLKHREGTDHIESLTWNMSSVSADISLSPHLFARMENLKLLRFYFNNNNNNSSDYYYYYYYCSDNNTCQVHLPEGLEILPQKLRLFHWDNYPAKSFPTTFNAECLVELRMKESRVEKLWDGVQDIPNMKRIVLNGSKQLIEIPDLSKALSLQELELMGCINLLSVHPSIFSLPKLVTVTLWNCRRLEKLPGWCEVKKEVLSEASASSTSSCSGSSHTSRSKLQYLNLDGCVNLMHLPDSFSNLTTLKVLYLGGCIKLDASNLYILFDALSSLTQLDLDQCDKLYEIPHNISNLSLLESLSLRETNVKSIPETIRHLPRLRNLYLTSCTVLRSMPRIPPSLHCLTANNCKSLERVFTPTPELLQQHLAFYEKEYYIGGTVFSFRNCPNLKKDSIDAIREYVKCCNEEKRSMRDARSVGNKRKRH, encoded by the exons atgacttcttcttcttcttcttcttcttcttcatccactGCTCCTCAATTCAAATATGACGTCTTCATAAGTTTTAGAGGTTCAGACACTCGCTGTGGCTTTTTCAGCCATTTGCTTACAGCATTACGTCAGAAAAAGATTCATGTATATGTAGATTATAACCTTAAAGAAGGAAATGAAATATTACCAGCACTTTTCGCAGCAATTGAACAATCACAAATTGCATTAGTTATTTTCTCGAAAGACTATGCCTCTTCGAAATGGTGCTTAGAAGAGCTTGTCAAAATAACTGAATGCCAAAAAGAGAAGGGTCAAATCATCATACCTATTTTCTACAATGTAGAGCCTTCAGAAGTGCGACATCAGAAGAGGTCCTATGCAGAAGCATTTGTTAaacatgaaaacatgaaaatgatttcAAGGACAAAGTCAATAAATGGAGAGCTGCACTG CAGAAGTGAGGAAGAAGTTGTCAAACACATTTTGAAAACTTTAGATGATATGCACCCAGCTTATGACTTTCAAGGCCTTGTTGGAATTAATAAACCAGTCGACGAACTTGAGTCAATAGTTTTTGCCAATGGCTCAAAAGATATTCGTGTTATAGGAATTTGGGGCATGGGTGGCATTGGTAAGACTACTATTGCCACTGTATTATTTAACAAATTGTGTTCTCAATATGAAAGTCGTCATTTCCTAGCAAATGTCAGAAAGGAGTCAGAGAAGTGGGGAATAATTCAATTAAGAGACAAAATTCTTTCTGTATTCACAGACGAAAAagatttaaacattggtgttccCAACGGAGTACCGAAACATGTTTTGAGAAAACTTCGTCGCAGAAagattcttgttgttcttgaCGATGTTAGTACTTCTGATCAAATCACAAACTTAGTTGGAGGACATAATTGGTTGGGTCCTGGTAGTAGAATCATTGTTACAACTAGGGATAAACATGCAATTTGTAAAGAAGCAGATGACATATACAAAGTAAAGGCATTGGAATCTAGTGATGCCCGACAGCTGCTAAGTTTGCATGCCTTTGATGGAACTGATGGGCATTGCCTTGAATTGCACTGGCATAATCTTGTGTCGAAAATGGTTGAATATGCTAAAGGCATCCCATTAGGATTGAAAGTTTTGGGTTCTTTTCTTTATGGCAAATGCTTTGAAGAATGGGAATGTCAATTCCAGAAGCTTCAGAAAATGCCCTTTCCAGAGATTCATAATGTGTTGAGATTAAGTTATGAAGGATTGGATCACCAAGAGAAGAGCATATTTTTAtatgttgcttgtttcttcaaAGAGGATGAAGGAAAGGATACTGTAGAGAATTTATTAGATGCTTGTGGTTACTCAACATCTATTGCATTAAAAACTCTCCAAGATAGAGCTCTTATAAGTATTCAACATTGTGTATCCATGCATGACTTGATTCGAGAAATGGGCCGATGGATTGTGCGTCAACAAAGCATCAATAAGCCTGGAGAACAACGTCATTTATGGGATCCTCATGACATTCATCGTGTATTGAAACATAGAGAG GGCACGGACCATATTGAAAGCTTAACCTGGAACATGTCAAGTGTTAGTGCTGACATAAGCCTAAGTCCTCATTTGTTTGCTAGAATGGAAAATCTAAAACTTCTGAGGttttatttcaataataataataataatagcagtgattattactattattattattattgttcggATAATAACACATGCCAAGTGCATCTTCCAGAAGGTCTTGAAATACTGCCACAGAAACTACGACTCTTTCATTGGGACAATTACCCTGCGAAATCCTTTCCAACAACATTCAATGCAGAGTGTCTTGTTGAACTTCGTATGAAAGAAAGTCGCGTTGAAAAGCTCTGGGATGGTGTACAG gaTATACCAAATATGAAAAGGATTGTTCTTAATGGATCCAAACAATTGATCGAGATTCCAGATTTATCTAAAGCCTTGAGTCTTCAAGAATTAGAACTCATGGGATGCATAAATTTGCTTTCGGTTCACCCATCAATTTTTTCTCTCCCAAAACTTGTTACGGTGACCCTATGGAATTGCCGAAGGCTTGAGAAACTTCCAG GGTGGTGTGAAGTGAAGAAGGAAGTATTGAGTGAAGCATCAGCATCATCAACATCATCGTGCTCAGGATCATCACATACTTCCCGCTCCAAGCTTCAATACTTAAACTTGGATGGATGTGTGAATCTGATGCATCTGCCAGACAGCTTTTCTAATCTCACCACTCTTAAAGTGCTTTATCTTGGAGGGTGCATAAAGTTAGACGCATCAAATCTATACATCTTATTTGATGCCTTATCTTCTTTAACACAGCTAGACTTGGATCAATGTGATAAGTTGTATGAAATCCCACATAACATCAGCAACTTATCATTGTTAGAGTCGTTATCACTCAGGGAAACTAACGTGAAGAGCATTCCAGAAACCATCAGACACCTTCCACGCCTCAGAAATCTCTACTTAACCAGTTGCACGGTGCTCCGGTCAATGCCTCGAATTCCACCATCCCTCCATTGTTTAACAGCCAATAACTGCAAATCGTTGGAGAGAGTGTTCACTCCAACACCTGAACTACTCCAACAACACCTCGCATTCTACGAAAAGGAGTATTATATTGGAGGCACGGTTTTTTCATTCAGGAATTGCCCAAATTTAAAGAAAGATTCAATTGATGCTATTCGTGAATATGTCAAGTGCTGCAATGAAGAGAAGAGATCAATGAGAGATGCTAGGAGTGTAGGGAATAAGAGAAAGCGTCATTGA